The Nocardioides campestrisoli genome includes a window with the following:
- the arfB gene encoding alternative ribosome rescue aminoacyl-tRNA hydrolase ArfB, producing the protein MTRVPRVQIDDSELSWRFSRSSGPGGQHVNTSDTRVELSWSLAETAALTPAQKELAARRLGGRLVDGTLTVASSTYRSQHRNREAARARLEELVAEAVVPPKARRRTRPTRGAVERRLGAKKRRSETKKSRRTSWD; encoded by the coding sequence ATGACGCGTGTGCCTCGGGTCCAGATCGACGACAGTGAGCTGAGCTGGCGGTTCTCCCGCTCCTCGGGGCCCGGCGGGCAGCACGTCAACACCTCCGACACCCGGGTCGAGCTGAGCTGGTCGCTGGCCGAGACCGCGGCGCTGACGCCGGCGCAGAAGGAGCTCGCCGCCCGGCGGTTGGGCGGCCGGCTGGTGGACGGCACGCTGACGGTCGCCTCCTCGACGTACCGCTCCCAGCACCGCAATCGCGAGGCGGCCCGGGCCCGGCTGGAGGAGCTGGTGGCCGAGGCGGTGGTGCCGCCGAAGGCGCGCCGCCGGACCCGCCCCACCCGGGGGGCGGTGGAGCGCCGGCTGGGGGCGAAGAAGCGCCGGTCGGAGACGAAGAAGTCCCGGCGTACGTCGTGGGACTGA
- a CDS encoding NAD(P)H-quinone dehydrogenase — translation MSSNNPSTDRVVIIGGGPGGYEAAHVAAQLGAEVTIVDSDGIGGSAVITDCVPSKTLIATAEVMTEVEDAAELGVSFVDPEGDQAARVVVDLARVNARVKELAAQQSADIQRRLERDGVRVVRGRGRLSGPQQVVVELADGGSETLAADAVLVATGAAPRTLPSAQPDGERILTWEQVYDLTEVPESLVVVGSGVTGAEFASAYLALGIPVTLVSSRDRVLPGEDADASAVLEQVAVRRGMNVLSKSRMESVTRTGDRVTVTLTDGRTVEASHCVLALGSVPKTHDLGLEEAGVRVDEGGFIKVDRVSRTSARGVYAAGDCTGVLMLASVAAMQGRIAMWHFLGDAVAPLDLKKVSSNVFTAPEIATVGWSQQAVDNGEIEAEVVTLPLAGNARAKMQGVKDGFVKLFCRPGTGIVVGGVVVGPRASELIHPVSLAVAESLTADMLAHAFTVYPSMSGSVAEAARRLHRF, via the coding sequence ATGAGCAGCAACAACCCCAGCACCGACCGCGTCGTCATCATCGGCGGCGGCCCCGGCGGCTACGAGGCCGCGCACGTCGCGGCCCAGCTGGGCGCCGAGGTGACGATCGTGGACTCCGACGGGATCGGCGGGTCCGCGGTCATCACCGACTGTGTCCCGTCCAAGACCCTGATCGCCACCGCCGAGGTGATGACCGAGGTCGAGGACGCCGCCGAGCTCGGCGTCAGCTTCGTCGACCCCGAGGGCGACCAGGCCGCCCGGGTCGTGGTCGACCTGGCCCGGGTCAACGCCCGGGTCAAGGAGCTCGCCGCCCAGCAGTCCGCGGACATCCAGCGGCGCCTCGAGCGCGACGGCGTCCGGGTGGTGCGCGGCCGCGGCCGGTTGAGCGGCCCCCAGCAGGTCGTGGTCGAGCTCGCCGACGGCGGGTCGGAGACCCTGGCCGCCGACGCGGTGCTGGTCGCCACCGGCGCCGCGCCGCGCACGCTGCCCTCCGCGCAGCCCGACGGCGAGCGGATCCTCACCTGGGAGCAGGTCTACGACCTGACCGAGGTGCCCGAGAGCCTGGTCGTGGTGGGCTCCGGGGTCACCGGCGCCGAGTTCGCCTCCGCCTACCTGGCGCTGGGCATCCCGGTCACCCTGGTCTCCTCCCGCGACCGGGTGCTGCCCGGCGAGGACGCCGACGCGTCCGCGGTGCTCGAGCAGGTCGCCGTACGGCGTGGCATGAACGTGCTGTCGAAGTCGCGGATGGAGTCGGTCACCCGGACCGGGGACCGGGTCACGGTCACCCTCACCGACGGGCGCACCGTCGAGGCCTCCCACTGCGTGCTGGCCCTCGGCTCGGTGCCGAAGACCCACGACCTGGGTCTGGAGGAGGCCGGCGTCCGGGTCGACGAGGGCGGCTTCATCAAGGTCGACCGGGTCTCGCGCACCTCGGCGCGCGGCGTCTACGCGGCCGGTGACTGCACCGGCGTGCTGATGCTCGCCTCGGTCGCGGCGATGCAGGGCCGGATCGCGATGTGGCACTTCCTCGGCGACGCCGTGGCCCCGCTGGACCTGAAGAAGGTCTCCTCCAACGTCTTCACCGCCCCCGAGATCGCCACCGTCGGCTGGTCGCAGCAGGCGGTCGACAACGGCGAGATCGAGGCCGAGGTGGTGACCCTGCCGCTGGCCGGCAACGCCCGGGCCAAGATGCAGGGCGTCAAGGACGGCTTCGTCAAGCTCTTCTGCCGTCCCGGCACCGGCATCGTGGTCGGTGGCGTGGTGGTGGGGCCGCGGGCCAGCGAGCTGATCCACCCGGTCTCGCTCGCCGTGGCGGAGTCGTTGACCGCCGACATGCTGGCGCACGCGTTCACGGTCTACCCGTCGATGAGCGGCTCGGTCGCCGAGGCCGCACGGCGGCTGCACCGCTTCTGA
- the serA gene encoding phosphoglycerate dehydrogenase: MKALLLENIHPSAVAALERRGVEVELRPGSLSELELVAALEGVSLLGIRSNTRVTQTVLDAAPQLLAIGCFCIGTNQVDLAAATERGVAVFNAPYSNTRSVVELVIGEIIALARRLPEKLQRMHDGVWDKSARGSHEVRGRTLGIIGYGNIGTQLSNLAEALGLRVVFYDTADRPAHGNAQRMNSLEELLEVADVVSLHVDGRPGNEGFFGAEQFAAMKPRSLFINASRGMVVDDHALRDHLLSGHIAGAALDVFPVEPKAQGDPFESVLRGLDNVILTPHVGGSTQEAQEEIGRFVAGKLSGFAFEGTTTLSVNLPEVKMPSLTGHRIGILHHNVPGVLAGFNALLAAEGDNILGQQLATRGPVGYVVTDAAGDLSPTSLQQLRDSEHSLWVRTW; the protein is encoded by the coding sequence ATGAAGGCCCTCCTCCTCGAGAACATCCACCCCAGCGCAGTCGCGGCGCTCGAGCGCCGAGGGGTCGAGGTCGAGCTGCGTCCCGGCTCCCTCTCCGAGCTCGAGCTGGTGGCCGCGCTGGAGGGCGTCAGCCTGCTGGGGATCCGCTCCAACACCCGCGTCACCCAGACCGTCCTGGACGCCGCACCGCAGCTGCTGGCCATCGGCTGCTTCTGCATCGGCACCAACCAGGTCGACCTCGCCGCCGCCACCGAGCGCGGCGTCGCGGTCTTCAACGCGCCGTACTCCAACACCCGCAGCGTCGTGGAGCTGGTGATCGGCGAGATCATCGCCCTGGCCCGCCGCCTGCCGGAGAAGCTGCAGCGGATGCACGACGGCGTCTGGGACAAGTCCGCGCGCGGCAGCCACGAGGTCCGGGGGCGCACCCTGGGCATCATCGGCTACGGCAACATCGGCACCCAGCTCTCCAACCTGGCCGAGGCGCTGGGCCTGCGCGTGGTCTTCTACGACACCGCCGACCGTCCCGCGCACGGCAACGCCCAGCGGATGAACAGCCTGGAGGAGCTGCTGGAGGTCGCGGACGTCGTCAGCCTGCACGTGGACGGCCGCCCCGGCAACGAGGGCTTCTTCGGCGCCGAGCAGTTCGCCGCGATGAAGCCGCGCTCGCTGTTCATCAACGCCTCCCGCGGCATGGTCGTCGACGACCACGCGCTGCGCGACCACCTGCTGTCGGGCCACATCGCCGGGGCGGCGCTCGACGTCTTCCCGGTCGAGCCGAAGGCGCAGGGCGACCCGTTCGAGTCGGTGCTGCGCGGCTTGGACAACGTCATCCTCACCCCGCACGTGGGTGGCTCCACCCAGGAGGCGCAGGAGGAGATCGGCCGGTTCGTGGCGGGCAAGCTCTCCGGCTTCGCCTTCGAGGGCACCACCACCTTGTCGGTCAACCTGCCCGAGGTGAAGATGCCGTCGCTGACCGGGCACCGGATCGGGATCCTGCACCACAACGTGCCCGGCGTGCTGGCCGGGTTCAACGCCCTGCTCGCCGCCGAGGGCGACAACATCCTCGGTCAGCAGCTCGCCACCCGCGGGCCGGTCGGCTACGTCGTCACCGACGCGGCCGGCGACCTCTCCCCCACGTCGTTGCAGCAGCTGCGCGACTCCGAGCACTCGCTCTGGGTCCGCACCTGGTAG
- a CDS encoding gamma-glutamylcyclotransferase → MTLYAAYGTNLDPARMGERCPHSPLRSTGWLTGWRLTFGGEEHGWDGALATIVEDPDEQVFVAVYDVTDEDVVLLDGWESADTGLYRKTRVRVHTLSGEVTAWAYVLDSWEGGLPSASYLGVLADAAESAGAPDDYVSALRRRTCRSTGL, encoded by the coding sequence GTGACGCTGTACGCCGCCTACGGGACCAACCTCGATCCGGCCCGCATGGGCGAGCGCTGTCCCCACTCCCCGCTGCGCTCCACCGGCTGGCTCACCGGGTGGCGGCTGACGTTCGGCGGCGAGGAGCACGGGTGGGACGGGGCGCTGGCCACGATCGTCGAGGACCCGGACGAGCAGGTGTTCGTCGCCGTCTACGACGTGACCGACGAGGACGTGGTGCTGCTCGACGGCTGGGAGTCCGCCGACACCGGGCTCTACCGCAAGACCCGGGTCCGGGTGCACACGCTGTCGGGCGAGGTCACCGCGTGGGCCTACGTGCTGGACTCCTGGGAGGGCGGGCTGCCCAGCGCCTCCTACCTCGGGGTGCTCGCGGACGCCGCCGAGTCGGCCGGGGCGCCCGACGACTACGTCTCGGCGCTGCGCCGCCGGACCTGCCGGTCCACCGGGCTCTGA
- the lpdA gene encoding dihydrolipoyl dehydrogenase — MTDSAHFDVVVLGAGPGGYVAAIRAAQLGKSVAVVEKQYWGGVCLNVGCIPSKALLKNAELAHTLTHEKAKYGIEGDATMSYGPTHKRSRQVSAGIVKGVHFLMKKNKIKEIDGWGTLTSATSMDVAGDDGSTQQLTFDNLIIATGATVRMLPGMEVSKNVVTYEEQILDEQLPSSIIIGGSGAIGVEFAYVMKNFGVDVTIVEFLDRMVPSEDADISKELLKHYKKLGVKVMLSTKVDNVEDTGSGVRVTVSPAAGGDSQVLEADKMLAAFGFAPRLEGYGLEAIGVETTERGAIAIDERGRTNVENVYAIGDVTGKMMLAHVAEAMGIVAAETIAGAETMEINFDMIPRATYCQPQIGSFGYSEAQAKEKGYDVKTATFPFSANGKAQGLGEPVGFVKVVADAKYNEILGAHMIGPDVTEQLPVLTLAQQWDLTADEVSRNVFAHPTLSEAVKEAVHGIAGHMINF, encoded by the coding sequence GTGACTGACTCCGCACACTTCGACGTCGTTGTCCTCGGTGCCGGCCCTGGTGGGTACGTCGCTGCCATTCGCGCCGCCCAGCTGGGCAAGTCCGTGGCGGTGGTCGAGAAGCAGTACTGGGGAGGGGTGTGCCTCAACGTCGGCTGCATCCCGTCCAAGGCGCTGCTCAAGAACGCCGAGCTCGCCCACACGCTGACCCACGAGAAGGCCAAGTACGGCATCGAGGGCGACGCCACGATGTCGTACGGCCCGACGCACAAGCGCTCCCGCCAGGTGAGCGCCGGGATCGTCAAGGGCGTCCACTTCCTGATGAAGAAGAACAAGATCAAGGAGATCGACGGCTGGGGCACCCTGACGTCGGCGACCTCGATGGACGTCGCGGGCGACGACGGCTCGACGCAGCAGCTCACCTTCGACAACCTGATCATCGCCACCGGCGCGACCGTGCGGATGCTCCCGGGCATGGAGGTCAGCAAGAACGTCGTCACCTACGAGGAGCAGATCCTCGACGAGCAGCTGCCGTCCTCGATCATCATCGGCGGGTCCGGCGCGATCGGCGTCGAGTTCGCCTACGTGATGAAGAACTTCGGCGTCGACGTCACCATCGTGGAGTTCCTGGACCGGATGGTGCCCAGCGAGGACGCCGACATCTCCAAGGAGCTGCTCAAGCACTACAAGAAGCTCGGCGTGAAGGTCATGCTCTCCACCAAGGTCGACAACGTGGAGGACACCGGCTCCGGCGTGCGGGTCACCGTCAGCCCGGCGGCCGGCGGCGACTCCCAGGTGCTGGAGGCCGACAAGATGCTCGCCGCCTTCGGCTTCGCCCCGCGCCTGGAGGGCTACGGCCTCGAGGCGATCGGCGTGGAGACCACCGAGCGCGGCGCGATCGCCATCGACGAGCGCGGGCGTACCAACGTGGAGAACGTCTACGCGATCGGCGACGTGACCGGCAAGATGATGCTGGCCCACGTGGCCGAGGCGATGGGCATCGTGGCCGCGGAGACGATCGCCGGGGCCGAGACCATGGAGATCAACTTCGACATGATCCCGCGGGCCACCTACTGCCAGCCGCAGATCGGCTCGTTCGGCTACTCCGAGGCCCAGGCCAAGGAGAAGGGGTACGACGTCAAGACGGCGACCTTCCCGTTCAGCGCCAACGGCAAGGCCCAGGGCCTCGGCGAGCCCGTCGGCTTCGTCAAGGTCGTCGCGGACGCGAAGTACAACGAGATCCTCGGCGCCCACATGATCGGTCCGGACGTGACCGAGCAGCTGCCGGTCCTCACCCTGGCCCAGCAGTGGGACCTGACCGCGGACGAGGTCTCGCGCAACGTCTTCGCGCACCCGACCCTGTCGGAGGCGGTCAAGGAAGCCGTGCACGGCATCGCCGGCCACATGATCAACTTCTGA
- a CDS encoding SpoIID/LytB domain-containing protein, translating into MRLRPVLHVPARAAALAAALVLVPLGVPAATAAKGTPAPVANPQDMWSVQGAAAIRVLGKGYGHGHGMSQYGAEGAARAGLTHQQIMEFYYPGTQWGTATGKVRVHLTADTTDDVVVVAKPGTTVKNLATKKRWKLPNRTTGQWRLTTNRRNNKTIVQWRDRGSWKRWKTFSGDGELAAPGGLTLVTPSGRTTYRGKLRAASPTPGSKQRDTVNVVSLENYLKGVVPLEIPASWNPEAVRSQAVAARSYAAFERAQPLARHYQICDTTACQVYGGKSAEHPLATAAVTATAGQVLTADGAPAFTQFASSNGGWSSAGSRPYLAAQADPYDGWAGNPNHTWSVTMGVEKLESAWPAVGSLQTVTITARDGNGEWGGRVSRMTLTGTAGSVEVTGDQVRSALGLKSSWFTLDVFQATLRGSW; encoded by the coding sequence ATGCGTCTGCGTCCCGTCCTGCACGTCCCTGCTCGTGCCGCCGCGCTGGCGGCCGCGCTGGTGCTGGTGCCCCTCGGGGTGCCGGCGGCGACCGCGGCGAAGGGGACGCCGGCCCCGGTGGCCAACCCCCAGGACATGTGGTCGGTGCAGGGTGCGGCGGCGATCCGGGTGCTCGGCAAGGGGTACGGCCACGGGCACGGCATGTCGCAGTACGGCGCCGAGGGCGCCGCTCGCGCCGGGCTCACCCACCAGCAGATCATGGAGTTCTACTACCCGGGCACGCAGTGGGGCACGGCCACCGGCAAGGTGCGGGTGCACCTGACCGCCGACACCACCGACGACGTGGTCGTCGTCGCGAAGCCCGGCACCACGGTGAAGAACCTGGCCACCAAGAAGCGCTGGAAGCTGCCGAACCGGACCACGGGACAGTGGCGGCTGACCACCAACCGGCGCAACAACAAGACGATCGTGCAGTGGCGCGACCGAGGCTCCTGGAAGCGCTGGAAGACGTTCTCCGGCGACGGCGAGCTGGCCGCTCCGGGCGGGCTCACCCTGGTCACCCCGAGCGGGCGCACGACCTACCGCGGCAAGCTCCGCGCCGCCTCCCCGACGCCGGGGAGCAAGCAGCGCGACACCGTCAACGTGGTCTCGCTGGAGAACTACCTCAAGGGGGTCGTCCCGCTGGAGATCCCCGCCTCGTGGAACCCGGAGGCGGTGCGCTCCCAGGCCGTGGCCGCCCGCAGCTACGCGGCCTTCGAGCGGGCCCAACCGCTGGCGCGGCACTACCAGATCTGTGACACCACCGCCTGCCAGGTCTACGGCGGCAAGTCCGCCGAGCACCCGCTGGCGACCGCCGCGGTGACCGCGACCGCCGGACAGGTGCTCACCGCGGACGGCGCACCGGCGTTCACCCAGTTCGCCTCGAGCAACGGCGGGTGGAGCTCGGCCGGCTCGCGGCCCTACCTGGCCGCGCAGGCCGACCCGTACGACGGCTGGGCGGGTAACCCGAACCACACCTGGTCGGTGACCATGGGCGTGGAGAAGCTGGAGTCGGCCTGGCCGGCCGTGGGCTCCCTGCAGACGGTCACGATCACCGCGCGCGACGGCAACGGCGAGTGGGGCGGCCGGGTCTCGCGGATGACCCTGACCGGCACCGCCGGCTCGGTGGAGGTCACCGGCGACCAGGTGCGCAGCGCGCTCGGGCTGAAGTCGAGCTGGTTCACCCTGGACGTCTTCCAGGCGACCCTGCGCGGCAGCTGGTAG
- a CDS encoding FUSC family protein: MTEDSRASVHHRVLRAAGIQPRLTLTDRCRAVARRWRQLLRLAAATAGAYAIATHLLGHQQAFFAPIAAVIVLVAGAGLRQRMLLELVLGVAVGVLVGELLILAIGRGAWQLALVVVLATSSALFAGLRGVAITQAANSGVLMAAVVPAVGASDPAVTRFLDALVGGLCGLAMVLLLPRNPTRDLGREVRPLLTELAGILDELAVAMRAGDPGAAETTLARARGLQERVTAAQNTAANVAEVAAMSPVRWRQRPEVARYAGALTDVDNAIRDARVLARRLSSMLRMGERCSPSMTASVEALSRGVRIFESDFAAPGLPQDAEENLVEAVRLAMESLTDRMTLNRAAVVSQIRSLAADLLFAGGMTRDELDVRLNF; encoded by the coding sequence ATGACCGAGGACTCGCGTGCCTCGGTGCACCATCGGGTGCTGCGCGCCGCCGGCATCCAGCCCCGGCTGACCCTGACCGACCGGTGCCGGGCGGTCGCCCGGCGCTGGCGCCAGCTGCTCCGGCTCGCGGCTGCGACCGCCGGCGCCTACGCCATCGCCACGCACCTGCTCGGCCACCAGCAGGCCTTCTTCGCCCCGATCGCGGCGGTGATCGTGCTGGTCGCCGGGGCGGGGCTGCGGCAGCGGATGCTGCTGGAGCTGGTGCTCGGCGTGGCCGTCGGGGTGCTGGTGGGCGAGCTGCTGATCCTGGCGATCGGCCGCGGCGCCTGGCAGCTCGCACTGGTGGTCGTGCTGGCCACCAGCTCGGCGCTCTTCGCCGGGCTGCGCGGCGTGGCGATCACCCAGGCCGCCAACTCCGGGGTGCTGATGGCCGCCGTGGTACCGGCCGTCGGGGCCTCCGACCCGGCGGTGACCCGGTTCCTCGACGCCCTGGTGGGCGGTCTGTGCGGGCTGGCGATGGTGCTGCTGCTGCCGCGCAACCCCACCCGCGACCTCGGCCGCGAGGTCCGGCCGCTGCTCACCGAGCTGGCGGGGATCCTCGACGAGCTGGCCGTGGCCATGCGCGCCGGCGACCCGGGCGCCGCGGAGACGACGCTGGCCCGGGCCCGTGGCCTGCAGGAGCGGGTCACCGCCGCGCAGAACACGGCCGCCAACGTCGCCGAGGTGGCGGCGATGTCGCCCGTGCGCTGGCGGCAGCGTCCCGAGGTGGCGAGGTACGCCGGCGCCCTGACCGACGTCGACAACGCGATCCGCGACGCCCGGGTGCTGGCCCGCCGGCTCTCCTCGATGCTGCGGATGGGGGAGCGGTGCTCGCCGTCGATGACCGCCTCGGTGGAGGCGCTGAGCCGCGGCGTACGGATCTTCGAGTCCGACTTCGCCGCGCCCGGGCTGCCTCAGGACGCCGAGGAGAATCTGGTCGAGGCGGTGCGGCTCGCGATGGAGTCGCTGACCGACCGGATGACCCTCAACCGGGCCGCGGTGGTCTCCCAGATCCGCTCGCTGGCCGCGGACCTGCTGTTCGCGGGCGGGATGACGCGCGACGAGCTCGACGTACGCCTGAACTTCTGA
- a CDS encoding pyruvate carboxylase: MFNKVLVANRGEIAIRAFRAANEVGARTVAVYPYEDRWSEHRLRADEAYEIGERGHPVRAYLDPDAIVEAALRAGADAVYPGYGFLSENPRLAEACADAGLTFVGPSAEVLTLTGNKSRAIAAAKAAGVPTLAGVAPSTDVDELLAAAEAIPFPLFVKAVAGGGGRGMRRVAAPSDLRAAIEACMREAEGAFGDGTVFVEQAVVDPRHIEVQVLADSQGQVMHLFERDCSVQRRHQKVVEIAPAPGLDPALREQMCADAVRFAREIGYRNAGTVEFLLNPDGDYVFIEMNPRIQVEHTVTEEVTDVDLVQSQLRIAAGETLEDLGLSQETLVLRGAALQCRITTEDPANDFRPDTGKITTYRSPGGAGVRLDGGTTYTGAEVSAHFDSMLAKLTCRGRTYELAVQKARRALAEFRIRGVTTNLAFLQAVLGDDDFLAGRVTTSFIEEHPSLLSAHADADRGSALLAHLADVTVNQPYGASPVEVDPATKLPAVDLSVPAPDGTRQQLLQLGPEEFAARLRAQREVAVTDTTFRDAHQSLLATRVRTRDLVQVAGHVARLTPSLWSVEAWGGATYDVALRFLGEDPWDRLAELRQALPNLCLQMLLRGRNTVGYTPYPTEVTDAFVAEAARTGIDVFRIFDALNDVDQMRPAIDAVRATGSTVAEVAMCYTGDLSSPEERIYTLDYYLRLAERIVDAGAHVLAIKDMAGLLRAPAARTLVTALRERFDLPVHLHTHDTPGGQLATLLAAIDAGVDAVDAAAAPMSGTTSQPSLSALVSATDHSERETGLSLAAVCSLEPYWEATRRLYAPFESGIPSPTGRVYTHEIPGGQLSNLRQQAIALGLGEKFEQIEDMYAAANDILGNIVKVTPSSKVVGDLALQLVAVGADPAEFAEDPGRFDIPDSVVGFLHGELGDPPGGWPEPFRSRALEGRTWKKPAESLTDEQREGLARKPRETLNELLFPGPTAEFRKRRDAFGDLSVLPTRGWLYGLEQGEELEVDLAQGKSVLFGLQAIGDPDERGYRTVMATLHGQLRPVSVLDRSVSADVEPTEKADPGVPGQVAAPFQGAVTVLVAAGDQVAAGDTVATIEAMKMEAAITAPTAGRVARVVVGQTRHVEGGDLLLVLE, encoded by the coding sequence ATGTTCAACAAGGTGCTGGTGGCCAACCGTGGCGAGATCGCGATCCGCGCCTTCCGCGCGGCCAACGAGGTGGGGGCCCGCACGGTCGCGGTCTATCCGTACGAGGACCGCTGGTCCGAGCACCGGCTGCGGGCCGACGAGGCGTACGAGATCGGCGAGCGCGGGCACCCGGTGCGGGCCTACCTCGACCCCGACGCGATCGTCGAGGCGGCGCTGCGCGCCGGCGCCGACGCGGTCTACCCCGGCTACGGCTTCCTCTCGGAGAACCCCCGGCTGGCGGAGGCCTGCGCGGACGCCGGCCTGACCTTCGTCGGGCCCTCCGCGGAGGTGCTGACCCTGACCGGCAACAAGTCCCGGGCGATCGCGGCGGCCAAGGCCGCCGGGGTGCCCACCCTGGCCGGGGTGGCGCCCTCCACGGACGTGGACGAGCTGCTCGCCGCCGCCGAGGCGATCCCCTTCCCGCTCTTCGTCAAGGCCGTGGCCGGCGGTGGCGGGCGGGGCATGCGCCGGGTGGCCGCTCCGAGCGACCTGCGGGCGGCGATCGAGGCGTGCATGCGCGAGGCCGAGGGCGCGTTCGGCGACGGCACCGTCTTCGTCGAGCAGGCCGTGGTCGACCCGCGCCACATCGAGGTGCAGGTCCTGGCCGACTCCCAAGGACAGGTGATGCACCTGTTCGAGCGCGACTGCTCGGTGCAGCGCCGCCACCAGAAGGTGGTCGAGATCGCGCCCGCGCCCGGGCTGGACCCGGCGCTGCGCGAGCAGATGTGCGCCGACGCGGTCCGCTTCGCCCGGGAGATCGGCTACCGCAACGCCGGCACGGTCGAGTTCCTGCTGAACCCGGACGGCGACTACGTCTTCATCGAGATGAACCCGCGGATCCAGGTCGAGCACACGGTGACCGAGGAGGTCACCGACGTCGACCTGGTGCAGTCGCAGCTGCGGATCGCGGCGGGCGAGACCCTCGAGGACCTGGGCCTGAGCCAGGAGACGCTGGTGCTGCGGGGGGCGGCGCTGCAGTGCCGGATCACCACCGAGGACCCGGCCAACGACTTCCGCCCCGACACCGGGAAGATCACCACCTACCGCTCCCCCGGCGGCGCCGGCGTGCGGCTGGACGGCGGCACCACCTACACCGGCGCCGAGGTGAGCGCCCACTTCGACTCGATGCTGGCCAAGCTCACCTGTCGCGGACGCACCTACGAGCTCGCGGTGCAGAAGGCCCGCCGGGCGCTGGCGGAGTTCCGGATCCGCGGGGTCACGACCAACCTGGCCTTCCTCCAGGCCGTGCTCGGGGACGACGACTTCCTGGCCGGGCGGGTGACCACCTCGTTCATCGAGGAGCACCCCTCCTTGCTCTCCGCGCACGCCGACGCCGACCGCGGGAGCGCGCTGCTGGCGCACCTGGCCGACGTCACCGTCAACCAGCCGTACGGCGCCAGCCCGGTGGAGGTGGACCCGGCGACCAAGCTGCCCGCGGTCGACCTCTCCGTGCCGGCACCCGACGGCACCCGGCAGCAGCTGCTCCAGCTCGGGCCCGAGGAGTTCGCCGCCCGGCTGCGCGCCCAGCGCGAGGTGGCGGTCACCGACACCACCTTCCGTGACGCCCACCAGTCGCTGCTCGCCACCCGGGTGCGCACCCGCGACCTGGTGCAGGTCGCCGGGCACGTGGCCCGGCTGACCCCCTCGCTGTGGTCGGTGGAGGCCTGGGGCGGGGCGACGTACGACGTGGCGTTGCGCTTCCTCGGCGAGGACCCCTGGGACCGGCTGGCCGAGCTGCGCCAGGCGCTGCCCAACCTGTGCCTGCAGATGCTCCTGCGCGGCCGCAACACGGTCGGCTACACGCCGTACCCCACCGAGGTGACCGACGCCTTCGTCGCCGAGGCCGCACGCACCGGGATCGACGTCTTCCGGATCTTCGACGCGCTCAACGACGTGGACCAGATGCGCCCGGCGATCGACGCGGTGCGGGCCACCGGGAGCACGGTCGCCGAGGTGGCGATGTGCTACACCGGCGACCTGTCGAGCCCCGAGGAGCGGATCTACACCCTCGACTACTACCTGCGGCTGGCCGAGCGGATCGTGGACGCCGGGGCGCACGTGCTGGCGATCAAGGACATGGCCGGCCTGCTGCGGGCACCCGCTGCGCGCACCCTGGTGACGGCGCTGCGCGAGCGGTTCGACCTGCCGGTGCACCTGCACACCCACGACACCCCCGGCGGGCAGCTGGCCACCCTGCTGGCGGCGATCGACGCCGGCGTGGACGCGGTCGACGCCGCGGCGGCGCCGATGTCGGGGACGACCTCGCAGCCCTCGCTCTCCGCGCTGGTCTCCGCGACCGACCACTCCGAGCGGGAGACCGGCCTCTCGCTGGCGGCGGTCTGCAGCCTGGAGCCCTACTGGGAGGCGACCCGGCGGCTCTACGCCCCGTTCGAGTCCGGGATCCCCTCGCCCACCGGCCGTGTGTACACCCACGAGATCCCCGGCGGGCAGCTCTCCAACCTGCGCCAGCAGGCGATCGCGCTGGGCCTCGGAGAGAAGTTCGAGCAGATCGAGGACATGTACGCCGCGGCGAACGACATCCTCGGCAACATCGTCAAGGTGACGCCCTCCTCCAAGGTGGTCGGCGACCTGGCCCTCCAGCTCGTGGCCGTGGGCGCGGACCCCGCGGAGTTCGCCGAGGACCCGGGTCGCTTCGACATCCCCGACTCGGTCGTCGGCTTCCTGCACGGCGAGCTCGGGGACCCGCCCGGCGGGTGGCCCGAGCCGTTCCGCAGCCGCGCGCTGGAGGGGCGTACCTGGAAGAAGCCCGCCGAGAGCCTCACCGACGAGCAGCGCGAGGGCCTGGCCCGCAAGCCCCGCGAGACCCTCAACGAGCTGCTCTTCCCCGGCCCGACCGCCGAGTTCCGCAAGCGCCGCGACGCCTTCGGCGATCTCTCGGTGCTGCCCACCCGCGGCTGGCTCTACGGCCTCGAGCAGGGCGAGGAGCTCGAGGTCGACCTGGCCCAGGGCAAGAGCGTGCTCTTCGGCCTGCAGGCCATCGGCGACCCCGACGAGCGCGGCTACCGCACGGTGATGGCGACCCTGCACGGCCAGCTGCGCCCGGTGAGCGTGCTGGACCGCAGCGTCTCCGCCGACGTGGAGCCCACGGAGAAGGCCGACCCCGGGGTGCCGGGCCAGGTGGCGGCCCCCTTCCAGGGCGCGGTCACGGTGCTGGTCGCCGCCGGCGACCAGGTCGCGGCCGGCGACACCGTGGCGACCATCGAGGCGATGAAGATGGAGGCCGCGATCACCGCCCCCACCGCCGGCCGGGTGGCCCGGGTGGTGGTCGGCCAGACCCGGCACGTGGAGGGTGGGGACCTGCTGCTGGTCCTCGAGTAG